A genomic window from Solanum stenotomum isolate F172 chromosome 10, ASM1918654v1, whole genome shotgun sequence includes:
- the LOC125842927 gene encoding uncharacterized protein LOC125842927, with amino-acid sequence MVLECQSHPQEIMPPRKAVISRPARRNVEEQGFDQWKKSRVEYAPVLSWPTFEEAFLGHFFPRELREAKVREFLTLKQDSLNVHEYKLKFTQLSRYPTEMVADIRSRMSLYVDGLSRLSSKKGKAAMLIGDMDIARLIVYMQQVEEEKLRDRGEFGNKKAKDRE; translated from the exons atggttctcgagtgccagtcccacccacAGG agatcatgcctccacgaaaaGCTGTCATAAGTCGTCCTGCTAGGcgtaatgttgaggagcaaggg tttgaccagtggaagaagAGTAGGGTTGAGTATGCACCGGTTTTGAGTTGGCCCACGTTTGaggaggctttcttggggcatttctttccccgtgaactGAGAGAAGCCAAGGTACGGGAATTCCTTACCCTTAAGCAGGATTCACTAAATGTTCATGAGTACaagttgaagttcacccaactttcccgatATCCtacggagatggttgcggatataAGGAGCAGAATGAGTCTATATGTTGATGGATTGTCCCGTCTGTCAAGCAAAAAGGGCAAGGCAGCTATGCTAATAGGGgacatggatatagcaaggtTGATAGTTTAtatgcagcaggttgaggaagagaagctgagggatagggGAGAGTTTGGAAACAAGAAGGCTAAAGACAGGGAGTGA